The following coding sequences are from one Diachasmimorpha longicaudata isolate KC_UGA_2023 chromosome 6, iyDiaLong2, whole genome shotgun sequence window:
- the LOC135163842 gene encoding DNA repair protein RAD51 homolog 3-like isoform X2 yields the protein MEMLRPLGTLALSKQTLDLLTKNGFTYLEDILKAPEAARRFVGVDELIQTCTPPTAVSALDHWAAELLCQRVTTFSKALDALLDGGFPCGSITELCGAPGTGKTQICFQLCITAQLSQERGGLDSRVLFIDTRNGFSARRLQDVIEGCQSDFPDLKTKLKDFLAGITLVSILTAQELFSTVGNLREYLRKNHQLRVIIIDSLSLPVLCSIENTVVRYKFYVKIFDELQKVASEYKIAVVIVDELITQLDAKGNIGFDSGGGQTVAYRCQRRLMLARLNDTTFAAKIIKSPVQPQRSKTFQVNCGLQSNWPTPHFI from the exons ATGGAAATGTTAAGGCCACTTGGCACATTGGCGTTATCCAAACAGACGTTAGATTTGCTTACTAAAAATGGATTCACGTACTTGGAGGACATCCTGAAAGCTCCAG AAGCGGCGAGAAGATTCGTAGGTGTGGATGAATTGATACAGACTTGTACACCTCCCACTGCCGTATCAGCCCTGGATCATTGGGCG GCAGAACTACTCTGTCAACGGGTCACAACATTCAGTAAAGCATTGGATGCACTCTTAGATGGTGGATTTCCCTGTGGAAGCATTACAGAGCTTTGTGGTGCACCAGGAACAGGAAAGACACAGATTTG CTTCCAGCTCTGCATAACCGCTCAGTTATCTCAGGAAAGGGGTGGCCTAGATTCTAGAGTCTTGTTCATTGACACCAGGAACGGTTTCTCTGCTCGTCGTCTCCAGG atgTCATTGAAGGATGTCAAAGCGATTTCCCAGATTTAAAGACTAAACTGAAGGATTTTCTAGCAGGCATTACCCTTGTTTCCATTCTCACAGCTCAGGAATTATTCTCGACTGTCGGAAACCTGAGGGAGTATTTACGGAAGAACCATCAACTTCGAGTTATTATTATCGATAGTCTGTCCCTACCTGTATTGTGCTCTATAGAAAATACCGTTGTGAGATACAAGTTCTACGTTAAAATTTTCGACGAACTGCAGAAAGTAGCTTCAGAGTATAAAATCGCG GTAGTAATCGTTGATGAATTGATCACCCAATTGGATGCAAAGGGAAATATTGGCTTTGACAGCGGTGGCGGGCAGACGGTGGCTTATCGCTGCCAGAGGAGGCTAATGTTGGCTCGTCTCAATGATACGACATTCGCAGCGAAAATTATAAAGTCACCGGTCCAGCCACAGAGATCAAAAACTTTTCAGGTCAATTGTGGGCTACAATCTAACTGGCCCACTCCACATTTTAT ATAA
- the LOC135163842 gene encoding DNA repair protein RAD51 homolog 3-like isoform X3 has protein sequence MEMLRPLGTLALSKQTLDLLTKNGFTYLEDILKAPAARRFVGVDELIQTCTPPTAVSALDHWAAELLCQRVTTFSKALDALLDGGFPCGSITELCGAPGTGKTQICFQLCITAQLSQERGGLDSRVLFIDTRNGFSARRLQDVIEGCQSDFPDLKTKLKDFLAGITLVSILTAQELFSTVGNLREYLRKNHQLRVIIIDSLSLPVLCSIENTVVRYKFYVKIFDELQKVASEYKIAVVIVDELITQLDAKGNIGFDSGGGQTVAYRCQRRLMLARLNDTTFAAKIIKSPVQPQRSKTFQVNCGLQSNWPTPHFI, from the exons ATGGAAATGTTAAGGCCACTTGGCACATTGGCGTTATCCAAACAGACGTTAGATTTGCTTACTAAAAATGGATTCACGTACTTGGAGGACATCCTGAAAGCTCCAG CGGCGAGAAGATTCGTAGGTGTGGATGAATTGATACAGACTTGTACACCTCCCACTGCCGTATCAGCCCTGGATCATTGGGCG GCAGAACTACTCTGTCAACGGGTCACAACATTCAGTAAAGCATTGGATGCACTCTTAGATGGTGGATTTCCCTGTGGAAGCATTACAGAGCTTTGTGGTGCACCAGGAACAGGAAAGACACAGATTTG CTTCCAGCTCTGCATAACCGCTCAGTTATCTCAGGAAAGGGGTGGCCTAGATTCTAGAGTCTTGTTCATTGACACCAGGAACGGTTTCTCTGCTCGTCGTCTCCAGG atgTCATTGAAGGATGTCAAAGCGATTTCCCAGATTTAAAGACTAAACTGAAGGATTTTCTAGCAGGCATTACCCTTGTTTCCATTCTCACAGCTCAGGAATTATTCTCGACTGTCGGAAACCTGAGGGAGTATTTACGGAAGAACCATCAACTTCGAGTTATTATTATCGATAGTCTGTCCCTACCTGTATTGTGCTCTATAGAAAATACCGTTGTGAGATACAAGTTCTACGTTAAAATTTTCGACGAACTGCAGAAAGTAGCTTCAGAGTATAAAATCGCG GTAGTAATCGTTGATGAATTGATCACCCAATTGGATGCAAAGGGAAATATTGGCTTTGACAGCGGTGGCGGGCAGACGGTGGCTTATCGCTGCCAGAGGAGGCTAATGTTGGCTCGTCTCAATGATACGACATTCGCAGCGAAAATTATAAAGTCACCGGTCCAGCCACAGAGATCAAAAACTTTTCAGGTCAATTGTGGGCTACAATCTAACTGGCCCACTCCACATTTTAT ATAA
- the LOC135163842 gene encoding DNA repair protein RAD51 homolog 3-like isoform X5 has translation MEMLRPLGTLALSKQTLDLLTKNGFTYLEDILKAPEAARRFVGVDELIQTCTPPTAVSALDHWAAELLCQRVTTFSKALDALLDGGFPCGSITELCGAPGTGKTQICFQLCITAQLSQERGGLDSRVLFIDTRNGFSARRLQDVIEGCQSDFPDLKTKLKDFLAGITLVSILTAQELFSTVGNLREYLRKNHQLRVIIIDSLSLPVLCSIENTVVRYKFYVKIFDELQKVASEYKIAVVIVDELITQLDAKGNIGFDSGGGQTVAYRCQRRLMLARLNDTTFAAKIIKSPVQPQRSKTFQELTKV, from the exons ATGGAAATGTTAAGGCCACTTGGCACATTGGCGTTATCCAAACAGACGTTAGATTTGCTTACTAAAAATGGATTCACGTACTTGGAGGACATCCTGAAAGCTCCAG AAGCGGCGAGAAGATTCGTAGGTGTGGATGAATTGATACAGACTTGTACACCTCCCACTGCCGTATCAGCCCTGGATCATTGGGCG GCAGAACTACTCTGTCAACGGGTCACAACATTCAGTAAAGCATTGGATGCACTCTTAGATGGTGGATTTCCCTGTGGAAGCATTACAGAGCTTTGTGGTGCACCAGGAACAGGAAAGACACAGATTTG CTTCCAGCTCTGCATAACCGCTCAGTTATCTCAGGAAAGGGGTGGCCTAGATTCTAGAGTCTTGTTCATTGACACCAGGAACGGTTTCTCTGCTCGTCGTCTCCAGG atgTCATTGAAGGATGTCAAAGCGATTTCCCAGATTTAAAGACTAAACTGAAGGATTTTCTAGCAGGCATTACCCTTGTTTCCATTCTCACAGCTCAGGAATTATTCTCGACTGTCGGAAACCTGAGGGAGTATTTACGGAAGAACCATCAACTTCGAGTTATTATTATCGATAGTCTGTCCCTACCTGTATTGTGCTCTATAGAAAATACCGTTGTGAGATACAAGTTCTACGTTAAAATTTTCGACGAACTGCAGAAAGTAGCTTCAGAGTATAAAATCGCG GTAGTAATCGTTGATGAATTGATCACCCAATTGGATGCAAAGGGAAATATTGGCTTTGACAGCGGTGGCGGGCAGACGGTGGCTTATCGCTGCCAGAGGAGGCTAATGTTGGCTCGTCTCAATGATACGACATTCGCAGCGAAAATTATAAAGTCACCGGTCCAGCCACAGAGATCAAAAACTTTTCAG GAATTGACTAAAGTCTAA
- the LOC135163842 gene encoding DNA repair protein RAD51 homolog 3-like isoform X4, producing the protein MEMLRPLGTLALSKQTLDLLTKNGFTYLEDILKAPEAARRFVGVDELIQTCTPPTAVSALDHWAAELLCQRVTTFSKALDALLDGGFPCGSITELCGAPGTGKTQICFQLCITAQLSQERGGLDSRVLFIDTRNGFSARRLQDVIEGCQSDFPDLKTKLKDFLAGITLVSILTAQELFSTVGNLREYLRKNHQLRVIIIDSLSLPVLCSIENTVVRYKFYVKIFDELQKVASEYKIAVVIVDELITQLDAKGNIGFDSGGGQTVAYRCQRRLMLARLNDTTFAAKIIKSPVQPQRSKTFQITANGIRN; encoded by the exons ATGGAAATGTTAAGGCCACTTGGCACATTGGCGTTATCCAAACAGACGTTAGATTTGCTTACTAAAAATGGATTCACGTACTTGGAGGACATCCTGAAAGCTCCAG AAGCGGCGAGAAGATTCGTAGGTGTGGATGAATTGATACAGACTTGTACACCTCCCACTGCCGTATCAGCCCTGGATCATTGGGCG GCAGAACTACTCTGTCAACGGGTCACAACATTCAGTAAAGCATTGGATGCACTCTTAGATGGTGGATTTCCCTGTGGAAGCATTACAGAGCTTTGTGGTGCACCAGGAACAGGAAAGACACAGATTTG CTTCCAGCTCTGCATAACCGCTCAGTTATCTCAGGAAAGGGGTGGCCTAGATTCTAGAGTCTTGTTCATTGACACCAGGAACGGTTTCTCTGCTCGTCGTCTCCAGG atgTCATTGAAGGATGTCAAAGCGATTTCCCAGATTTAAAGACTAAACTGAAGGATTTTCTAGCAGGCATTACCCTTGTTTCCATTCTCACAGCTCAGGAATTATTCTCGACTGTCGGAAACCTGAGGGAGTATTTACGGAAGAACCATCAACTTCGAGTTATTATTATCGATAGTCTGTCCCTACCTGTATTGTGCTCTATAGAAAATACCGTTGTGAGATACAAGTTCTACGTTAAAATTTTCGACGAACTGCAGAAAGTAGCTTCAGAGTATAAAATCGCG GTAGTAATCGTTGATGAATTGATCACCCAATTGGATGCAAAGGGAAATATTGGCTTTGACAGCGGTGGCGGGCAGACGGTGGCTTATCGCTGCCAGAGGAGGCTAATGTTGGCTCGTCTCAATGATACGACATTCGCAGCGAAAATTATAAAGTCACCGGTCCAGCCACAGAGATCAAAAACTTTTCAG ATAACTGCTAATGGGATCAGGAATTGA
- the LOC135163867 gene encoding uncharacterized protein LOC135163867: MEWNSFYSNACYECGNWGEGYPLSYCNSCRAVGFCEKDSKPQSPKHKDLCEVLTQLRGTSTSVFKNDGEEWNQASWALMKTSLMLIAQLKLGRKLNKQEEEVLKFPKRCVTCFETDHNNLIDCKVCPGTSFCPRHVQSKEEHSERCRKMTECAASDVFFSPMLRRDIPGVPENLSPSELPHDMNEFIKICGPNFVPFPHNVQTSASSEVFTRPLSLLYGIKKINYEIKDKLVVHVVGASLIDLEDPSTFEIALHFRPNLMQILLVFIGPDLDSIDVPSMTPYLCRECKKRDVKLDVKIIPRFYHEFFEGKDFLAPDIVIGYNIGVHECVEYDSKRDTWAPTIKILGGMMCPLIVTSYTQEEAQKDYERILTGSGGLVGVLKEKNPFGSLRHYRDFENDEFYYQNQFIMGFKGEQRPDAGMVDGMEGLTLREDSIVCD; this comes from the coding sequence ATGGAATGGAATTCTTTCTACTCGAACGCTTGCTATGAATGTGGCAATTGGGGTGAGGGGTATCCCTTGAGCTACTGTAACAGTTGCCGAGCAGTTGGATTTTGCGAAAAAGATTCAAAACCTCAGAGCCCCAAGCACAAGGATCTCTGCGAAGTGCTAACACAGTTAAGGGGTACATCAACCTCGGTCTTCAAAAACGACGGGGAAGAGTGGAACCAAGCCTCCTGGGCACTGATGAAAACGAGCCTCATGCTGATTGCACAATTAAAACTTGGAAGAAAGTTGAATAAACAGGAGGAAGAGGTTCTGAAATTCCCTAAACGCTGTGTCACCTGCTTCGAAACAGATCACAATAATTTAATAGATTGCAAGGTGTGCCCAGGCACCAGTTTCTGTCCTCGTCACGTGCAGTCGAAGGAGGAACACTCCGAGAGATGCAGGAAGATGACAGAGTGCGCGGCATCTGACGTGTTCTTCTCTCCGATGTTGAGAAGAGACATTCCGGGCGTTCCAGAAAATCTAAGCCCATCAGAACTCCCCCACGATATGAACGAATTCATCAAGATCTGTGGACCGAACTTCGTACCATTCCCCCACAACGTCCAGACGTCCGCGAGCTCTGAGGTGTTCACAAGACCCTTGAGTCTTTTGTATGGaatcaagaaaattaattacgagATTAAAGATAAATTGGTTGTTCACGTCGTGGGGGCTAGTCTAATTGACCTGGAGGACCCCAGCACCTTCGAGATCGCCCTTCACTTCAGGCCGAATCTGATGCAGATTCTGCTTGTCTTCATTGGCCCCGACCTCGACAGCATTGACGTACCTTCTATGACTCCTTATTTATGCAGAGAGTGTAAGAAGAGGGACGTTAAACTCGATGTGAAAATAATACCTAGGTTTTACCACGAGTTCTTCGAGGGAAAGGACTTCCTGGCTCCTGATATCGTCATTGGGTATAATATCGGGGTGCATGAGTGTGTGGAGTACGATTCTAAGAGGGACACGTGGGCTCCTACAATAAAAATCCTCGGAGGAATGATGTGTCCTCTCATTGTCACATCTTACACTCAAGAGGAAGCCCAGAAGGACTACGAGAGGATTTTGACGGGTTCTGGGGGCCTGGTGGGAGTGCTGAAGGAGAAAAATCCGTTTGGAAGTCTCCGACATTACAGGGACTTTGAGAACGATGAGTTTTATTATCAAAATCAATTCATTATGGGGTTTAAAGGCGAACAGAGACCCGACGCAGGGATGGTGGATGGAATGGAGGGACTGACACTGAGAGAAGATTCTATAGTTTGTGATTGA
- the LOC135163842 gene encoding protein asteroid-like isoform X1, producing MGIRGLTTYIANRSEYFFEPHELQNTYLVIDGWSLSSQIYCKIARCNCTFGGDYDQFSQSVTQFFQDLLRCQVIPIVLLDGGWENKKKLTVYKRARERLSAASNFSPAVQNTLKYFPLMQPDVFRDVLVTLGIKFVMCPFEADECIAAVARILKAPVLSYDSDFYIYGVEYIPFTTLDPFVIKKKSGYAKRCKIYRVEKLLNKFRGLDVSLLPLASILLGNDYIKRSTFKDFFRKFKLKKSKTQNEQQRRIQTIFNWLRHYSLNSAVAAVLKRLKKNQRKRVLYSIELIINGYSTLATYMMEPLGLTETCASAIRENKSKAFRFQGDLDKLDEMTDEVDDEETEDEDEEEIEEVDEIEEEPDPLASEKFTSSVPEWFIKSHLAGNFPTYFINMLTHNFYILTPQIEDFTQPSSHEISVPIITKIFSFLSSSKGEENILQLLVRERNQFAKRFIAVPRAPVPLQDLREVSSLERRKIIDEVLGISQGQLDDCPEGWRLYLGSVIYWMRHEALPERNNIHLNCVVASMLFSIIDDRIGFRRSKKAFERMFSEEFERIRNEKRQQSEVIKQGDDDCSLREAIDVVDKEDCIVAAQFYVSHFEMDERLRSLPRKFCIEIVHGFAQLQSCLRHLMHLNALLGYPYVHPRPAELFNGTLLYNLYANLAKRNDAQVYLEGKLQNAPRLFRVFQGLYKIVENCLGEIREEKIKSKRKRTRNRKRERPDSDNEFFSVDSDLESSEMGLFYDPRNPFSVLAAS from the coding sequence ATGGGAATTCGAGGGCTAACAACCTACATAGCCAACCGATCTGAGTATTTTTTCGAACCTCACGAATTGCAAAACACGTACCTGGTGATAGACGGTTGGAGTTTGAGCTCTCAGATCTACTGTAAAATAGCCAGATGCAACTGCACCTTTGGTGGTGACTACGATCAGTTTTCCCAAAGTGTGACCCAGTTCTTCCAGGATCTCCTGCGCTGCCAGGTGATCCCAATTGTCCTCCTCGATGGTGGTtgggagaacaaaaaaaaattaacggttTATAAACGTGCTCGTGAGAGATTGTCGGCAGCTTCAAACTTCAGTCCTGCAGTGCAGAATACATTGAAGTATTTTCCGTTGATGCAGCCGGATGTCTTCAGGGATGTTCTCGTCACACTGGGAATTAAATTCGTAATGTGTCCCTTCGAAGCTGACGAGTGTATCGCAGCTGTCGCCAGGATTCTGAAAGCACCTGTTCTGAGCTATGATTcggatttttatatttatggaGTGGAGTACATTCCTTTCACGACTCTGGACCCTTTCGTCATCAAGAAAAAATCAGGATACGCTAAGAGATGTAAAATATATCGAGTGGAGAAGCTTCTGAACAAATTCCGAGGCTTGGACGTGAGCCTCCTACCTTTGGCCTCAATCCTACTGGGAAATGACTACATTAAACGAAGTACCTTTAAGGatttctttagaaaattcaagttGAAGAAGAGTAAAACCCAGAATGAACAACAGAGAAGGATTCAGACGATTTTCAACTGGCTTAGACATTATTCCCTGAACTCAGCAGTTGCTGCGGTTTTAAAGagattgaagaaaaatcagaGGAAAAGGGTTCTATACTCGATTGAACTGATTATTAATGGATATTCGACACTGGCAACATACATGATGGAGCCTCTGGGACTAACTGAGACATGTGCATCAGCCATCAGAGAGAATAAAAGCAAGGCTTTCAGATTCCAAGGGGATCTTGATAAGCTGGACGAGATGACAGACGAAGTCGATGATGAAGAGACTGAAGATGAAGATGAAGAGGAGATTGAGGAGGTTGATGAGATAGAAGAGGAGCCTGATCCACTTGCATCTGAAAAGTTCACATCGTCTGTACCGGAATGGTTTATCAAGAGCCACTTGGCCGGCAACTTTCCCACCTACTTCATCAACATGCTGACACACAATTTCTATATTCTCACTCCACAGATCGAGGACTTTACTCAACCCTCCTCCCATGAGATCAGTGTTCCGATCATCACAAAGATCTTCAGTTTTTTGTCTTCCTCCAAGGGAGAAGAGAATATTCTACAGTTGCTTGTGAGAGAGCGAAATCAATTTGCCAAACGATTCATCGCGGTTCCAAGGGCACCAGTGCCACTTCAAGATCTCAGAGAAGTCTCCTCGttagagagaagaaaaatcatcgatGAAGTCTTGGGAATATCACAAGGTCAATTGGATGATTGTCCAGAGGGCTGGAGATTGTATTTAGGTTCGGTGATCTACTGGATGAGGCATGAAGCTCTTCCGGAAAGGAACAATATTCATCTGAATTGTGTGGTTGCATCCATGCTGTTCAGCATTATTGATGACAGAATTGGTTTTAGGAGATCAAAGAAGGCCTTTGAAAGGATGTTCTCTGAGGAGTTTGAGAGGATTAGAAATGAGAAGAGGCAGCAGAGTGAGGTAATTAAGCAAGGAGATGATGACTGCAGTTTGAGAGAGGCTATTGATGTAGTTGATAAGGAGGACTGCATTGTGGCTGCACAGTTCTATGTCAGCCATTTCGAAATGGACGAAAGACTGCGGTCTTTACCAAGAAAGTTTTGCATTGAAATTGTACATGGATTCGCGCAGTTGCAGAGTTGTTTGAGACATTTGATGCATTTAAATGCACTTTTAGGATATCCATATGTACATCCACGTCCTGCTGAGTTGTTTAATGGAACTCTCTTGTATAATTTGTATGCAAATTTGGCGAAAAGAAATGATGCGCAGGTTTATCTGGAGGGAAAACTGCAGAACGCTCCTAGACTTTTCAGGGTCTTTCAAGGGCTATATAAAATTGTTGAGAATTGTTTGGGAGAGATTAGGGAAGAGAAGATCAAGAGCAAGAGGAAGCGAACTAGAaatagaaagagagagagaccagATTCggataatgaattttttagtgtTGATAGCGATCTGGAGAGCTCCGAGATGGGGCTTTTTTATGATCCTAGAAATCCTTTTTCTGTACTTGCTGCGTCTTAA
- the LOC135163894 gene encoding transport and Golgi organization protein 11 isoform X1, which translates to MPDPDKVTMSKTAVFNGDADGFYDPNFTMDINRKMRVPKSIRVSGDYSDDDTSTNGSGTWNPPVQNEKFDMHVPDRILVVGQDQHVGMKAPPIEMALEKSVTQPITHGMVRVQTPPRVLTLGDHFFPTADDDDLENFGSTSEQNNAFSTPPTYVNQTQIARRAAREQTPIYSSLDVSLPPSEEIQHLRRQVGKLNRRVMAVELEMAQRQQREKILYAITIAYLFLKAFNWISRN; encoded by the exons ATGCCTGACCCAGACAAAG TGACAATGTCGAAAACAGCGGTATTTAATGGTGATGCTGATGGATTTTATGATCCTAACTTCACCATGGACATAAACAGAAAAATGAGGGTACCAAAGAGTATAAGAGTCAGTGGTGATTATTCGGATGACGATACAAGCACCAATGGCTCGGGTACCTGGAATCCACCGGTGCAGAATGAGAAGTTCGATATGCACGTACCTGACAGGATTCTCGTTGTTG GTCAAGATCAACACGTAGGTATGAAAGCACCTCCAATTGAGATGGCCCTCGAGAAATCAGTGACACAGCCCATAACTCATGGAATGGTGAGAGTACAG ACTCCACCGAGGGTTTTAACTCTTGGTGACCACTTCTTTCCAACTGCTGACGATGATGATTTGGAGAATTTTGGAAGTACCTCTGAACAAAATAATGCTTTTTCGACACCCCCAACTTACGTTAATCAGACACAAATAGCCCGACGTGCAGCAag GGAGCAAACCCCAATCTATAGTTCCTTGGACGTCTCTCTTCCTCCAAGCGAAGAGATCCAACATCTTCGTCGTCAAGTCGGTAAACTTAATCGTCGCGTGATGGCAGTCGAATTGGAGATGGCCCAGCGTCAGCAACGCGAGAAAATTCTATACGCCATTACAATCGCATACTTATTCTTGAAAGCATTCAATTGGATCAGTAGAAACTAA
- the LOC135163894 gene encoding transport and Golgi organization protein 11 isoform X3, with amino-acid sequence MPDPDKVTMSKTAVFNGDADGFYDPNFTMDINRKMRVPKSIRVSGDYSDDDTSTNGSGTWNPPVQNEKFDMHVPDRILVVGQDQHVGMKAPPIEMALEKSVTQPITHGMVRVQTPPRVLTLGDHFFPTADDDDLENFGSTSEQNNAFSTPPTYVNQTQIARRAASSLDVSLPPSEEIQHLRRQVGKLNRRVMAVELEMAQRQQREKILYAITIAYLFLKAFNWISRN; translated from the exons ATGCCTGACCCAGACAAAG TGACAATGTCGAAAACAGCGGTATTTAATGGTGATGCTGATGGATTTTATGATCCTAACTTCACCATGGACATAAACAGAAAAATGAGGGTACCAAAGAGTATAAGAGTCAGTGGTGATTATTCGGATGACGATACAAGCACCAATGGCTCGGGTACCTGGAATCCACCGGTGCAGAATGAGAAGTTCGATATGCACGTACCTGACAGGATTCTCGTTGTTG GTCAAGATCAACACGTAGGTATGAAAGCACCTCCAATTGAGATGGCCCTCGAGAAATCAGTGACACAGCCCATAACTCATGGAATGGTGAGAGTACAG ACTCCACCGAGGGTTTTAACTCTTGGTGACCACTTCTTTCCAACTGCTGACGATGATGATTTGGAGAATTTTGGAAGTACCTCTGAACAAAATAATGCTTTTTCGACACCCCCAACTTACGTTAATCAGACACAAATAGCCCGACGTGCAGCAag TTCCTTGGACGTCTCTCTTCCTCCAAGCGAAGAGATCCAACATCTTCGTCGTCAAGTCGGTAAACTTAATCGTCGCGTGATGGCAGTCGAATTGGAGATGGCCCAGCGTCAGCAACGCGAGAAAATTCTATACGCCATTACAATCGCATACTTATTCTTGAAAGCATTCAATTGGATCAGTAGAAACTAA
- the LOC135163894 gene encoding transport and Golgi organization protein 11 isoform X2, with product MTMSKTAVFNGDADGFYDPNFTMDINRKMRVPKSIRVSGDYSDDDTSTNGSGTWNPPVQNEKFDMHVPDRILVVGQDQHVGMKAPPIEMALEKSVTQPITHGMVRVQTPPRVLTLGDHFFPTADDDDLENFGSTSEQNNAFSTPPTYVNQTQIARRAAREQTPIYSSLDVSLPPSEEIQHLRRQVGKLNRRVMAVELEMAQRQQREKILYAITIAYLFLKAFNWISRN from the exons A TGACAATGTCGAAAACAGCGGTATTTAATGGTGATGCTGATGGATTTTATGATCCTAACTTCACCATGGACATAAACAGAAAAATGAGGGTACCAAAGAGTATAAGAGTCAGTGGTGATTATTCGGATGACGATACAAGCACCAATGGCTCGGGTACCTGGAATCCACCGGTGCAGAATGAGAAGTTCGATATGCACGTACCTGACAGGATTCTCGTTGTTG GTCAAGATCAACACGTAGGTATGAAAGCACCTCCAATTGAGATGGCCCTCGAGAAATCAGTGACACAGCCCATAACTCATGGAATGGTGAGAGTACAG ACTCCACCGAGGGTTTTAACTCTTGGTGACCACTTCTTTCCAACTGCTGACGATGATGATTTGGAGAATTTTGGAAGTACCTCTGAACAAAATAATGCTTTTTCGACACCCCCAACTTACGTTAATCAGACACAAATAGCCCGACGTGCAGCAag GGAGCAAACCCCAATCTATAGTTCCTTGGACGTCTCTCTTCCTCCAAGCGAAGAGATCCAACATCTTCGTCGTCAAGTCGGTAAACTTAATCGTCGCGTGATGGCAGTCGAATTGGAGATGGCCCAGCGTCAGCAACGCGAGAAAATTCTATACGCCATTACAATCGCATACTTATTCTTGAAAGCATTCAATTGGATCAGTAGAAACTAA
- the LOC135163894 gene encoding transport and Golgi organization protein 11 isoform X4: MSKTAVFNGDADGFYDPNFTMDINRKMRVPKSIRVSGDYSDDDTSTNGSGTWNPPVQNEKFDMHVPDRILVVGQDQHVGMKAPPIEMALEKSVTQPITHGMVRVQTPPRVLTLGDHFFPTADDDDLENFGSTSEQNNAFSTPPTYVNQTQIARRAAREQTPIYSSLDVSLPPSEEIQHLRRQVGKLNRRVMAVELEMAQRQQREKILYAITIAYLFLKAFNWISRN, from the exons ATGTCGAAAACAGCGGTATTTAATGGTGATGCTGATGGATTTTATGATCCTAACTTCACCATGGACATAAACAGAAAAATGAGGGTACCAAAGAGTATAAGAGTCAGTGGTGATTATTCGGATGACGATACAAGCACCAATGGCTCGGGTACCTGGAATCCACCGGTGCAGAATGAGAAGTTCGATATGCACGTACCTGACAGGATTCTCGTTGTTG GTCAAGATCAACACGTAGGTATGAAAGCACCTCCAATTGAGATGGCCCTCGAGAAATCAGTGACACAGCCCATAACTCATGGAATGGTGAGAGTACAG ACTCCACCGAGGGTTTTAACTCTTGGTGACCACTTCTTTCCAACTGCTGACGATGATGATTTGGAGAATTTTGGAAGTACCTCTGAACAAAATAATGCTTTTTCGACACCCCCAACTTACGTTAATCAGACACAAATAGCCCGACGTGCAGCAag GGAGCAAACCCCAATCTATAGTTCCTTGGACGTCTCTCTTCCTCCAAGCGAAGAGATCCAACATCTTCGTCGTCAAGTCGGTAAACTTAATCGTCGCGTGATGGCAGTCGAATTGGAGATGGCCCAGCGTCAGCAACGCGAGAAAATTCTATACGCCATTACAATCGCATACTTATTCTTGAAAGCATTCAATTGGATCAGTAGAAACTAA